The region GTCGGGAAGACCAGCCGGCCGACCATGCGGCGCTCGGGCTGCTGGAACTCGGCGATGCGGCGGTCGTATTCGGCGCGCAGCGCGGTCTCGTCCAGCTCGACCTCGCCCTCGAGCATGTCGGGGGTCAGCCAGACATAGGTGATCTTGCGCAGTTCCGGCGCGGTGAAGCGGTCGGCATTGGCCTGGTGCCAGGCCTTCAGCGTGTCGTCATTCGGACGCTCGACCGGCCCGGCCAGCTGGTCGGCGGTGATCTCGCGCCAGGTGACATCGCGGCTTTCCAGCATCCAGCGCACGGTCTGGTCGACGGCGGGCTGAGGCGCGGGGGCACCCGTTGCCACGGCGCGCTGCAGGATCAGCCGCGCCTCGTCTTCGCGGATCTGGCCCTCGAACTCGCCCTCGTCCATGCCCTGACGGCGCAGCATCTCGCCATAGGCGGTGCGGTCGAACTGGCCGTTCGGGCCGCGGAAGTTCGGGGCCTGCATGATGGTGTCGGCGACCTTCTGGTCGCCCACCGAGACGCCGATCTTGCGCGCCTCTTCCGACAGGGCGGCGGCGGTGAACAGCTGCGACTGCACTTGCTGCGTCAGGCCGATGGATTCCGCCTGCTGCACGGTGAAGGGCTGGCCGGTCTGCTGGCTATAGGCGTTGATCTGGTTCTGCAGCGCGCGGGCATATTCGCCGGCGGTGATCTTGGTGTCTCCGACCCGGCCGACCTCGGTCTGGCCGCCGCCGAAATTGGTGACGCCAAAGCCGCCCAGCCCCAGCACGAGCATCCCCATCAACACCCAGACGATGGTCGATTTGCCCTTGGTCCGCAGATTAGCCATTACGCGCGTCTCATCCTGTCAAACTTCTGCTGTCTGGGCGTCTTTAGGCCCCACCCGGCGGGACGACAAGGCCCTGCGACCCCGCGCCCACGGCATCGTCAGCCCCGGCTAGGCCGTAAAGGCTGCCAGCCGCTGCCCCAGTTCGGCGATACCCGCCGCATCGGCATTGGCGAAGGCAATACGGAAATGCGCCGCGCCCTCGGCATCACCCTCGGGCATGAACATGGTCCCGGGCAGCGCCAGCACCCCCGCCTCGCGCACCAGGCGCGGCGCCAGATCAGCCGAGGTGGCGGCAAAGGGATGGCGCAGCCAGGCGAAATAGGCGCCGCAGCTGCGCAGCTCCCATCCCGGCAATTGTGACAGGACCCGCGTGGCGGCGGCGCGGCGGGTCAGGATCTCGGCCCGTTCTCCGGCCAGCCAGTCGCGCAGGTTCTGCATCCCCCAGAGCGCGCCGATCTGGCCCAACTGCGAGGTCGAGATGGCGACGGTGTCCAGAAACTTCTCGGCCTCGATCATCCGCGCCTGCCCCGCGATCATCGCGCCGACACGATGCCCGGTCAGGCGATAGGCCTTGGAGAAGGAGTAGAGTTGGATCAGCGTTTCCCCAGCCCCCTCGCGCGTCAGCAGGTCATGGGGCGCACCCTCGCGCGCATCGAAATCGCGATAGGTCTCGTCCAGCACCAGCGCGATGCCATGCGCACGGCAAAGGTCATAGAAGCGCGTCAGCAGCCCCTCGGGATATTCCGCCCCGGTCGGGTTGTTCGGCGTGACCAGCACGATGGCGCGGGTGCGGGGCGTAATCAGCGCCGCTGCCGCCTCGGGGTCGGGCAGCATGGCGGCGTCGCAGGCCAGCGGACGGGTGACAATGCCCATCATGTCGAGCCACATCTTGTGGTTGAAATACCACGGCACAGGCAGGATCACCTCGTCGCCTGCCGCCGCCAGCATGGTCATGGCGGTGCAGAAGGCCTGGTTGCATCCTTGCGTGATCGCCACCTGCTCGGGCGCGACACTTGCGCCATAGCTCTGCGAAAACTCCTCGGCCACCGCCTGCCGCAGATCGGCATTCCCCAGCACCGGCCCGTAAAGATGCGCGTCCGGCCGGTTCAGCGCGGCCTCGGCAATGGCACGGCGCAGCCCCTCGGGGGGCGGATCGACCGGGGCGGCCTGGCTGACGTTGATCAGCGGCCGGTCGGGCGGGAAGGTCACACCGTTCAACCAGCGCCGCGCCTCCATCACCGGGGGGCTGAAGGTGGCGGCAATGGCGGGATTGGTCGGTGCGGACATGTCAGTTCCGTTCAAGGAGATTGAGTTCGGTAAGGTCGGGCGGCGTCGAAAGGTCGAGCGCAGGAGCGGGGGCGGCGCTGGTTTGCGACGGGGCTTCGGTCGGGGCTTCCGCGACGGGTGTCGGTGCGGGTTCCTCTGCGGGCTCGACCGCCACCAGTTCGGACGCGGGTTCCGGTTCCGGCTGCGGTTCCGGCTCAACCGGCGCTGGCTCGACGACCTCTGGCTCTACCGGCGCGGCTTCGGCCTGCACCTCGGGCAGCGGGGCGACCGGATCAGGCAGGTCATCGGGTGCAGCGGCATCGGCCAGACCCGCCGGAGCAGCCGCCAGCGACGGCGCCCCGCGCGACAGAACGCCCGACAGGTCCGGCGCCTCCTCGGCCTCGGGCGCGCTCAACCGGCTGACCGAGATGCGGTCGGCGGCAGGATCGGGCATCTGGACCGGGGCGGCCGAGGAAACCGGCGCAGGCTCGGCGGCGGGCGCGACCACGGCGGGGGCCTCGGTCAGGCTAGCACTGGCGGCGGGAGCGGCAGGAATGGCCGGAACCGGCGGGGCCAGGTCGGCGCTGCGGGCAAATTCCGATCCGACCGGCAGGTTGACCGATCCGGCCTGCGGCGCAGGATCGGCAGGGCCGTCAACCGGGGTCTCGGCGGGCGACAGCGCCGCAGGTTCGGGCGCAGGTTCGGGCGCGGGTTCGGGCGCGGGTTCGGGGGCAGGCTCGGGCACGACCGCAGATTCGGGTGCCGCCTCGACGGGTTCGACCGGCGATGCGGTCTCTGCCGGCGCCTCGACCGGCGCCTCTGCCGGCTGTTCCGGCTGAGGTTCGGACACCGGCACCGCCAGCGCCAGCGCCAGCAGCCCCGCCGCACCGGCAAGCCCGCCATGGATCAGCCCGGTCCCGAATCCCTTTGCCATCCGCCTCGTTTCCCTGCTGGCCGGGCTTGACCCCCCGGCGCGCTTTGGCCCATCTATAGCGGGTCCGAAATCCGGGGGAAACCGCCCCCGACCCCAAGCGCGAAGGTCCGGCCATGACAGCCCCCCGTATCCTGCTGATCGACAATTACGACAGCTTTACCTGGAACCTCGTGCATTATCTGGGCGAGGCCGGGGCCGAGGTGACCGTTCACCGCAACGATGTGCTGACGGTCGAACAGGCGCTGGCACTCAACCCTGACGGCATCGTGATCTCGCCCGGCCCCTGCGATCCGGCACAGGCGGGCATCTGCCTGCCGCTCATTCGCGCCGTGGCCGAGACGCGCATCCCGCTTCTGGGCGTCTGCCTCGGCCACCAGGCCATCGGCGAGGCTTTCGGCGGCAAGATCGTCCGCGCCAACCGCATCCTTCACGGCAAGGTCGACGAGATCCTGCATGACGGCACCGGCGTTTTCGAGGGCCTGCCCTCGCCCTTGAAGGCAACCCGCTACCATTCGCTGACGGTCGAGCCGGAAAGCCTGCCCAACTCGCTGCGCGTCACCGCCCGCTCGGATGACGACACGATCATGGGGCTGGTCCACGAGGCGCTGCCGATCGAGGGCGTGCAGTTCCACCCCGAATCCATCGCCTCGGAGCACGGGCACGAGATGATCCGCACCTTCCTTGGCCGCTGCACCCCGCGACGCGAGGCCGCATGATCACCGATGACATCCGCCCGCTGATCGGCCTTGCCGCCAGCCGCCCGCTGACCGGCCCCGAGGCCGAGGCCGCCTTTTCCGCGCTGTTCGAGGGCCGCGCCACCCCGGCGCAGATCGGCGGCCTGCTGATGGCGCTGCGCGTGCGCGGCGAGACGGTGGACGAGATCGCCGCCGCCGCCCGCGCCATGCGCGCCCGGATGAACCGCATCCATGCGCCCGACGGCGCCATCGACATCGTCGGCACCGGCGGCGACGGCAAGGGCACGCTGAACATCTCGACCGCCACGGCTTTTGTCGTGGCCGGTGCGGGCGTGCCGGTGGCCAAGCATGGCAACCGCAATCTCAGCTCGAAATCCGGTTCGGCCGATGCGCTGAGCCAGATGGGCATCAACGTGCTGGGTGGCCCCAAGGTGGCGCAGGAGGCCCTGGACCGCGCCGGCATCTGCTTCATGATGGCGACCATGCACCATCCCGCGATGCGCCATGTCGGCGCGCCGCGCACGGAGCTTGGCACGCGCACGATCTTCAACCTGCTGGGTCCGCTGACCAACCCGGCCTCGGTGCGGCGGCAGCTGACCGGCGCCTTCTCGCGCGACTGGATCCGGCCTATGGCCGAGGTGCTGCGCGATCTGGGTTCGGATGCCGCATGGCTGGTCCATGGCGGCGATGGCACCGACGAGATCAGCATCGCCGGCCCCAGCTATGTCGCGGCGCTGAAGGACGGCCAGATCACCGAGATCGAGGTGACGCCCGAGGATGCCGGCCTGACCCGCCACCCGTTCGAGGCGATCATCGGCGGCGAACCGGCGCATAACGCCGCCGCCTTCCGCGCGCTGCTCGACGGCGAGGCCAGCGCCTATCGCGATGCGGTACTGCTGAACGCCGCCGCAGCGCTGGTCATCGCCGACCGCGCCAGCGACCTGCGCCAAGGCGCCGAGATCGCCCGCGAGTCGATCGACAGCGGCGGCGCCAAGGCCCGGCTTGTTGCCCTGTCCGAGGTCACCGGCCCGCCCGAGGCATGATCCCGCCCGCCGCTTGGGCGCATCTGCCCTTCTTCCGCGAGGACTGGCCCGCGATCCGCGACCGGCTGGCCGCAGCCCCGGACTGGCTGCCCGGCCCCGATCGCCTTTTCGCCGCGCTTGCCGCCACCCCGCCCGAACGGGTGCGCGTGGTGATTCTGGGTCAGGACCCTTATCCGACCCCCGGCCATGCCAATGGCCTTGCCTTCTCGGTCGCCCCCGACATCGCCCTGCCCCGGTCGCTGAAGAACATCTTTGCTGAACTCCGCGAGGATCTCGGCAGCGCGCCGCAGACTGGCGACCTCACCCCTTGGGCCGAACAGGGCGTGCTTCTGCTGAACACCTCGCTCTCGGTCCTGCCCGGTCAGGCGGGCGTTCATGCGAAATGGGGCTGGGACCGCCTCGCCCGTCAGGCCGTGGCCGAGGCGCAGCGCCATGCCCCGCTGGCCTTCCTCCTCTGGGGCAACCACGCGCAGAAGGCGCTGGCCGGCTTGCCTCGGCCGCAGGATCTGCTGATCGAAACCGCCCATCCTTCCCCACTCTCGGCCCGGCGTGGCTTCTTCGGCTCGCGCCCCTTCAGTCGGATCAATGACTGGCTGACGGCGCAGAACCGCGCCGCGATCAACTGGACCCGCTAGCGTCTTTCTCGCCCCAATACCCCCGGGGGAGTCCGGGCAGAGGACGGGGGCAGCGCCCCCTTCCTTTGCCGCGGCAGCAAGGGTAGAACCAGACCATGCATATTCTCGACAAGATCAAGGCCTACAAGCTGGACGAGATCGCGGCCGCCAAGGCCGCGCGTCCGCTGGCCGATGTGGAGGCCGCCGCCCGCGCCGCCGACGCCCCGCGCGGCTTTGCCGCCAGCCTGACGGCCAAGGCCGCCCAAGGCCCGGCGCTGATTGCCGAAATCAAGAAGGCCAGCCCCTCGAAAGGGCTGATCCGGCCCGATTTCGACCCGCCGGCACTGGCGCGCGCCTATCAGGCCGGCGGCGCCGCCTGCCTGTCGGTGCTGACCGATGGCCCGAGCTTCCAAGGCGCGCCCGAATTCCTGACCGCCGCCCGCGCCGCCTGCGACCTGCCGGTCTTGCGCAAGGATTTCCTCTATGACCCCTATCAGGTGGCCGAGGCGCGCAGCTGGGGTGCCGATTGCATCCTGATCATCATGGCCTCGGTCGATGATGCGCTGGCTGCGGAACTCGAGGAGGCGGCCATTCACTGGGGCATGGATGCGCTGATCGAGGTGCATGACGGCGAGGAACTGGATCGCGCGTTGCGATTGAAATCGCCGCTGATTGGTATAAACAACCGCAATCTCAAGACCTTCGACCTGTCTCTTGATGTAACGCGCAAACTTGCGCCGCGCGTTCCGGCGGATCGGGACCTGGTCTGCGAAAGCGGATTGTTCACCCCCGCCGACCTCGCCGCGATGATGGCCGTCGGCGCCCGCCGCTTCCTCATCGGCGAAAGCCTGATGCGGCAGGCCGATGTGACCGCGGCCACCCGCGACATCCTTGAGGTGGCTACATGAGCCTGACGCATTTCGACGCCGCCGGTCAGGCGCATATGGTCGATGTCTCGGACAAGGAATCGACCGCGCGCGAGGCTGTGGCCGAGGGCTGCGTGGTGATGGCGCCCGAGACGCTGGCCCTCGCGCAGGGCGGGGCGAAGAAGGGCGATGTGATGGGCGTTGCCCGTCTGGCCGGGATCATGGGGGCCAAACGCACCGCCGATCTGATCCCGCTCTGCCATCCGCTGCCGATCACCAAGGTCGCGCTGGACCTGACCCCGGATGCCAGCCTGCCCGGCATCCGCGTCACTGCCACGGTGCGCACCGCCGGCCAGACCGGGGTCGAGATGGAGGCGCTGACCGCCGTGTCGGTGGCCTGCCTGACCATCTATGACATGCTGAAAGCCGCCGAGAAGGGCATGCGGATCGAAAATATCCGGCTTCTGCGCAAATCCGGCGGCAAGTCCGGCACCTACGAGGCCGGGGCATGATCTCCGTCGACGAGGCGCTTGCAAGGGTTCTGGCACTGGCCCCTGCGCCCGAGGGCGAAGAGATCGCGATTGCCGATGCCGTGGGCCGCTCGCTCCTGGCCCCGGTCGCCGCGCGCCTGACCCAGCCCCCTTTCAACGCCGCCGCGATGGATGGCTATGCCCTGCGCGAGGCCGATCTGGCGCAGCCGCTGCGGGTGATCGGCGAATCCGCCGCCGGGCATCCGTGGCAAGGCGAGGCCCTGCCCGGCACCGCGATCCGCATTTTCACCGGCGCCGCCGTGCCGGAAGGCTATGACCGCGTGGTCATGCAGGAAAACACCGCGCGCGAGGGCGATGTTCTGACTGTCACCGATGCCTCGGGTGGCAGCCATATCCGCCCGCGTGGCAATGATTTCTCGGACGGCGACCGCTTCGATCCGCAGCGTCCGCTGACCCCTTCGGACATTGGCCTCTTGGCCGGGATGAACATTCCCCGTGTCACCGTCGCCCGCCGCCCGCGTGTCGCGGTGCTGGCCACGGGCGACGAGTTGCTGCGCCCCGGCGAAATCCCCGGACCGGGCCAGATCATCTGCTCGAACGACATCGCCGTGGCGGCCCTGGCCCGCGCCGTCGGCGCCGAGGCCGAGGTCCTGCCCATCGCGCGCGACACCGAGTCCAGCCTGCGCGACAGCTTTGCCCGCGCGGCGGAGGCCGATCTTCTGGTCACCATCGGCGGCGCCTCGGTCGGCGATCACGACCTGGTCGGCAAGGTCGCCGGCGAGCTGGGCATGGACCGCGCCTTCTACAAGATCGCCATGCGACCGGGCAAGCCGCTGATGGCCGGAACCATCGGCCAAACCGCCATGCTGGGACTGCCGGGTAATCCTGTTTCATCAATCGTTTGCGCGATCATCTTCATGCAACCTCTCATCCTGCGGATGCAGGGGCTACCGGGCCTTGTGCCCACGCTGAAAGGCCGGCTGGCCAATGACCTGCGCCCCGAGGGGCCGCGCCAGCATTACCTGCGCGCGACGCTGAGCCCGGGCGAGGACCTGCCCCGCGTCACCGCCTTCGGCGACCAGGATTCCGCGCGCCTTGCCCTGATCTCGCAGGCCGATGCGCTGATGATCCGTCCCGCGAACGATCCCGCCCGCAAGGCCGGCGAAGTGGTCGAGTTCATCCCGCTGCGTTCCTGAAGGTTAACCTTTTGTTCACGGCTGGCGGTGCAGATTGTTGACGTGATTCGTCAATCAGGTTAGAACATTCATCGAACACTGCCCGAACGGGCCTTGCCGGGGATCGACGCAGATGCTGACCAAAAAGCAGATCGAACTGCTGGACTTCATCCAGAAACGCATGGCGCGGGACGGCGTGCCTCCCTCGTTCGACGAGATGAAGGATGCGCTGGACCTGCGCTCGAAATCCGGCATTCACCGGCTGGTCACGGCGCTGGAGGAACGCGGCTTCATCCGCCGCCTGCCGCACCGGGCACGGGCGCTGGAGATCATCCGCCTGCCCGACAGCATGGGCGGCGCCGCCGCGATTCCCGGCGCGGCCTCGTCCGACGCTGCACCCGGCTTCTCGCCCCGCGTCATCACGAACAACCGCCCGCCGCAGCCGCGCGGCGCCATGACCATCACCGACAGCCCGGCGGTCGAACTGCCGCTGATGGGCCGCATCGCCGCAGGTGTGCCGATCGAGGCGATTTCCGAGGTTTCGCATCACATCGCGGTGCCGGGCAGCATGCTGCGCGGGCGCGAAAACCATTACGCGCTCGAGGTGCGGGGCGATTCGATGATCGAGGCCGGGATCAACGATGGCGATGTCGTGGTGATCCGCGAACAGGCGACCGCCGAGAATGGCGATATCATCGTGGCGCTGGTTGAAGGGCACGAGGCGACGTTGAAACGCTATCGCCGCCGGGGCGCGATGATCGCGCTCGAGGCCGCGAACCCGGCCTATGAGACCCGGGTGCTGCCCGAATCCGCCGTGCGGGTTCAGGGCCGTCTGGTCGGGCTGATCCGCAGCTACTGAGTTTCCCTCGGGTCGGGGGTGGCGGCGCGAAACGCGCCCTCAGCCAAAGAAGCCCGGCCCCGCCTTCCCCAGCAGTTCCTCGGCCAGATCGCGGCCCATCGCCGCGCCCTCGGCCACGCTGCCCTCGCGGCGGCCCGCGATGACCACCGCCCCATCGGGCGACAGGATCTCGCCGCGCAGGACCAGCCTCGTCCCGTCCAGCTCGGCCAGCCCGGCAATCGGTGTCTGGCACGACCCATCCAGCCGCGTCAGAAAGGCCCGCTCGGCAGCGATACGCTGGCCGGTCTCGACATCATTGATGCGGTGCAGCAGCGCGGCGGCGCGGTCATCGGCCGCGCGCCGCTCGACCCCGATGGCCCCCTGCGCCACGGCGGGCAGCATCTCCTCGGGATCGATGGCGCTGCGGGCGACATGCGCCATGTCCAACCGGCGCAGGCCCGCCATGGCGAGGAAGGTCGCGGCGGCCACGCCCTCGTCGAGCTTTTTCAGACGGGTCTGCACGTTGCCGCGAAACTCGACCAGTTGCAGATCGGGCCGGCGATGGGCCAGCTGCGCCCGCCGCCTCAGGCTCGAAGACCCCACCACCGTCCCGGCGGGCAGGTTTGCGATCGAGGCGAAATGCGGGCTGACAAAGGCGTCGCGCACATCCTCGCGCGGCAGGAAGCAGTCGATCAGCAACCCATCCGGCTGCAGCGTCGGCATGTCCTTCATCGAATGCACGGCGATGTCGATGGCGCCCTCGGTCAGCGCCTCCTCGATCTCGCGGGTGAACAGGCCCTTGCCGCCGATCTCCTTCAGCGGCCGGTCGGTCACCCGGTCGCCGGTGGTCTTGATCACCACGATCTCGAAGGCCAGGGCGGGCAGGTCATGGGCGGCCATCAGCCGGGCGCGGGTCTCGTGCGCCTGCGCCAGCGCCAGTGCCGAGCCACGGGTGCCGATGCGAAGCGGCGATTGGGAAGTGGGCATATCCATCATGCCCTTGCCATAGCGTCGGGTCGCGCGCTTGACAACGCCTCGCTGGACCCCTTGAAGGGGCGGGACTGGAGGCATCATGACCAAGCTGCTGCTGCGCGCCCTCGCGGGTGAGACCCTGCCCACCCCGCCGATCTGGATGATGCGCCAGGCCGGGCGCTACCTGCCCGAATACCGCGCCACGCGCGCCGAGGCCGGCGATTTCCTGTCGCTCTGCTACAATCCCGAACTGGCCGCCGAGGTGACGCTGCAACCGATCCGCCGTTTCGGCTTCGACGCGGCGATCCTGTTTGCCGATATCCTCCTGGTGCCACAGGCACTTGGCGCCGATCTGTGGTTCGTGACCGGCGAGGGGCCGCGTCTCTCGACCCTGACCGATGCCGCCGGCGTGGCGGCGCTGCGTCCGGCAGAGGAGATCCACGAGACGCTGGCCCCGGTCTATGAAACCGTGCGCATCCTTGCCCGCGAATTGCCGCGCGAGACGGCGCTGATCGGTTTTGCCGGCGCGCCCTGGACGGTGGCGACCTATATGGTCGCCGGTCGCGGCACGCCGGACCAGGGTCCGGCCCATGCCATGATCGCCGCCGACCGTGCCGCCTTCACCGCGCTGATCCAGCGCATCACCGAGGCGACGATCCTTTACCTTTCGGCCCAGATCGAGGCCGGGGCCGAGGTGGTGAAACTCTTCGACAGCTGGGCCGGCAGCCTGAAAGGCCGCGATTTCGACGATTTCGCCCTCGCCCCCGCGCGGGATATCATCGCCGCACTGAAGGCGCGTCATCCCGGCGTGCCGGTCATCGCCTTCCCGCGTCAGGCGGGGGATCGCTATATCGGCTTTGGCCGGGCTGTCGGTGCCGATTGCGTGGCGCTGGACAATTCGGTCAGTGCCGAATGGGCGGCGGCGAACGTGCAGGTCGATGGTTGCGTGCAGGGCAACATGGACCCGCGCCACATGGTCACCGGCGGGCCGGAGCTGGTGGCCGAGGCGCAGCGCATCACCCGCGCCTTCCGCGGCGGGCCGCATGTCTTCAATCTTGGCCATGGCATCACCCCGGATGCCGATCCCGACAATGTGGCGCGGATGATCGACGCGGTGCGCAGCGCCTGAGATGCTGTGGATCGCCACCACGCTGATCGCGGCGCTGGCCCAGACCGGCAGGAACGCCGCGCAGGCGGGCCTGACCGGGCGCATCGGAACGGCGGGCGCGACGGCGGTGCGCTTCATCTTCGGCCTGCCCTTCGCGGCGCTGGCGCTGGCGATTGCCGCCCTGCTGAACACTCTGCCCGCCCCCGGCACAGCCTCGCTGGCCTGGGCGGTCATGGGCGCGGTGGCACAGATGCTGGCCACGGGCTTTCTGCTGCTCGCGATGCAGGGGCGGGGCTTCGGTATCGCCACCGCGCTCAGCAAGACCGAACCCGTGACGCTGGCGCTGATCGGCGCGATGCTGCTGGCCGAGCCTCTGGGCTGGGGTCGCATCGGCGCCATTGCCACGGCCGTGCTGGGTGTGCTGCTGGTTTCGGGCGCCGACTGGAGCCGCGCCGGGCTGCGCAGCGTCTTTGACGGGGTGATGGCCGGGGCGCTGTTCGGCCTCTCGGCCATCGGCTTTCGCGGCGCGATCCTCGCGCTGCCGGAGGGCGGCTTTGTCCTGCGGGCGCTGACCATCCTGACGCTGACACTGGCGGTGCAGACCGTTCTGGCGCTGGTCTGGCTTTCACTTTTCGACCGCAAGGCGCTGTCGGGCATCATCCGCGAATGGCGCGGATCGCTGGCCGCTGGCGCGCTTGGTGCCTTTGCCTCGCTTTTCTGGTTCACCGGCTTTGCCCTGACCTCGGCCGCCAATGTCCGCACATTGGCGCTGATCGAGGTGCCTTTTGCGCAACTCGTCTCGGGCCGGGTCTTCCGCCAGCGCGCCTCGGCGCGCCAGCTGGCCGGGATGGGGCTGATCGTCGCCGGGGTCGGCTGGCTCTTGTGGGTGGCGATCTGAGGCCTTCCGGCCTCAGTGGAACAGCACCGGCAGCATCGACAGCACCAGCCCCGCCGCCATGGTCCAGTTGAAGGCCCGCAGCCGCCCAGGTGCCGCCAGCAACCGCCGCAGCCCCTGCCCCATGGCCGCCCAGAGCGAGACCGAGGGCAGGTTCACCAGCGCAAAGACCAGCCCCACCACCAGCGCCCCGCCGACGCCCGCCGCATAGGCCGACAGCGCGCCAAGCGCCATCGCCCAGGCCTTGGGATTCACCCATTGGAACGCCGCCGCCTGCAGGAAGGTCATCGGCCGCGCCGTCGATTTCTCCTCGGACGGGCGCGAGGAACTGGCGATCTTCCATGCCAGCCACAGCATATAGGCAAGGCTGATCCATTTCAGCGCCTCAGCCAAGGCCGGCGTGCCGGTGATCAACCGGTCGAAGCCCAACCCCAGCACCATGACCATCGCGCCAAAGCCGAGCGAGACGCCCAGCATATGCGGCACCGTGCGGCGCAGGCCGAAATTCGCGCCCGAAGCCATCAGCATCATGTTGTTCGGCCCCGGCGTGACCGAGGTGATGAAGGCAAAGCCGATCAGGGCAATGAGGATATCGGGCTGCATGGCGGACCTCTGTGATTTCTTGCGCAATATTTGCGCCATCACGCGCGCAATTGGCTTGCTTTTTGCGTCCTCAATCTACCATTCTTGCAATCCATGAATGATATTGATCAGATTTCCGAGCGGATATTGCGCGCCCTTCAGGCGGATGGCCGCATCTCGAACATCGATCTGGCCGCCAAGGTCGGGCTGTCGCCCTCGGCCTGCCTGCGCCGGGTGCAGGAGATGGAGCGGCGCGGGATCATCGCCGGCTATCGCGCCGTCATCAGCGCCGAGGCGCGGGATGTGGGCTTCGTGGCCTATGTGATGATCGGTCTCTCGCGCCATTCGACCGAGGCGCAGCAGGCCTTCGAGCGCACTTGCCGCGCCGCGCCGCAGGTGCGCGAATGCCATAACATCACCGGCTCCGTCGAATATCTGCTGCGTGTGGAATGCCGCGATCTGGCCGCCTACAAGCAGTTCCACACTGACGTGCTGGGCGATTTCGCCCATATCGCCACGATCAC is a window of Paracoccus zhejiangensis DNA encoding:
- a CDS encoding Lrp/AsnC family transcriptional regulator; this encodes MNDIDQISERILRALQADGRISNIDLAAKVGLSPSACLRRVQEMERRGIIAGYRAVISAEARDVGFVAYVMIGLSRHSTEAQQAFERTCRAAPQVRECHNITGSVEYLLRVECRDLAAYKQFHTDVLGDFAHIATITTHVLMGSPKDERA
- the hemE gene encoding uroporphyrinogen decarboxylase, with the translated sequence MTKLLLRALAGETLPTPPIWMMRQAGRYLPEYRATRAEAGDFLSLCYNPELAAEVTLQPIRRFGFDAAILFADILLVPQALGADLWFVTGEGPRLSTLTDAAGVAALRPAEEIHETLAPVYETVRILARELPRETALIGFAGAPWTVATYMVAGRGTPDQGPAHAMIAADRAAFTALIQRITEATILYLSAQIEAGAEVVKLFDSWAGSLKGRDFDDFALAPARDIIAALKARHPGVPVIAFPRQAGDRYIGFGRAVGADCVALDNSVSAEWAAANVQVDGCVQGNMDPRHMVTGGPELVAEAQRITRAFRGGPHVFNLGHGITPDADPDNVARMIDAVRSA
- a CDS encoding DMT family transporter codes for the protein MLWIATTLIAALAQTGRNAAQAGLTGRIGTAGATAVRFIFGLPFAALALAIAALLNTLPAPGTASLAWAVMGAVAQMLATGFLLLAMQGRGFGIATALSKTEPVTLALIGAMLLAEPLGWGRIGAIATAVLGVLLVSGADWSRAGLRSVFDGVMAGALFGLSAIGFRGAILALPEGGFVLRALTILTLTLAVQTVLALVWLSLFDRKALSGIIREWRGSLAAGALGAFASLFWFTGFALTSAANVRTLALIEVPFAQLVSGRVFRQRASARQLAGMGLIVAGVGWLLWVAI
- a CDS encoding LysE family translocator, whose translation is MQPDILIALIGFAFITSVTPGPNNMMLMASGANFGLRRTVPHMLGVSLGFGAMVMVLGLGFDRLITGTPALAEALKWISLAYMLWLAWKIASSSRPSEEKSTARPMTFLQAAAFQWVNPKAWAMALGALSAYAAGVGGALVVGLVFALVNLPSVSLWAAMGQGLRRLLAAPGRLRAFNWTMAAGLVLSMLPVLFH